The Halorientalis sp. IM1011 genome window below encodes:
- a CDS encoding universal stress protein, protein MFDRILVPTDRSDPARRALAQAADLADRYDATVTVLHVVDTRELDSDDEVDEHTETARTELVAALDDLDIDPTPEAAVRAGIPSETILDYADEVGIDLIVMGTHGRTGVRRYLLGSVTEKVVRLSDIPVLSVHPAEVDVGSIPYERILVPTDGSPGADPAVDCATDIATTYDAALHAVSVVDTGAMAGDVQIGVIIDQLREHATDAVESVADAARDAGVAETETDVLEGRPFDAIRTYVDEADIDLIVMGTHGRSGLDRYLLGSVAEKTVRTAPVPVLTVRMPASSE, encoded by the coding sequence ATGTTCGATCGGATTCTGGTGCCGACCGACCGCAGCGACCCGGCGCGACGGGCGCTCGCACAGGCCGCCGACCTCGCGGACCGGTACGACGCGACCGTCACCGTCCTCCACGTCGTCGACACGCGGGAACTCGACAGCGACGACGAGGTCGACGAACACACGGAGACGGCCCGCACGGAACTGGTGGCGGCTCTCGACGACCTCGATATCGACCCGACGCCCGAAGCGGCCGTCCGAGCAGGTATCCCGAGCGAGACGATCCTCGACTACGCCGACGAGGTCGGGATCGACCTGATCGTAATGGGGACCCACGGTCGAACCGGCGTGCGCCGGTATCTGCTCGGCAGTGTCACCGAGAAAGTCGTTCGCCTGTCGGATATCCCCGTCCTCAGCGTCCACCCCGCCGAGGTCGACGTGGGGAGTATCCCCTACGAGCGGATTCTGGTACCGACCGACGGCAGCCCCGGGGCCGATCCGGCCGTCGACTGCGCGACCGACATCGCGACGACGTACGACGCGGCGTTGCACGCGGTGTCGGTCGTCGATACGGGTGCGATGGCCGGCGACGTACAGATCGGCGTCATAATCGACCAGCTCCGGGAACACGCCACCGATGCGGTCGAGTCCGTCGCCGACGCCGCACGCGACGCCGGCGTCGCCGAGACGGAGACCGACGTGCTGGAGGGGCGACCGTTCGACGCGATCCGGACCTACGTCGACGAGGCCGATATCGATCTGATCGTGATGGGGACCCACGGCCGGAGCGGGCTGGACCGGTACCTGCTGGGCAGCGTCGCCGAAAAGACCGTCCGGACCGCTCCGGTCCCGGTGCTGACGGTCCGGATGCCCGCCTCGTCAGAGTGA
- a CDS encoding DUF211 domain-containing protein: MVAVRRLVIDVLKPHEPPLLEFTEEIAAVDGVEGATGSLLELDREVQNVKLSLEGADLDYDTVESTVEDLGGTVHSVDEVACGDVVVEERPTQQDG; encoded by the coding sequence ATGGTCGCCGTTCGCAGACTCGTCATCGACGTGTTGAAACCGCACGAACCGCCGCTGCTCGAGTTTACCGAGGAGATCGCCGCCGTCGACGGCGTCGAGGGCGCAACGGGCTCGCTGCTCGAACTCGATCGGGAGGTCCAGAACGTCAAACTCAGCCTCGAGGGAGCGGATCTTGACTACGACACCGTCGAGTCGACCGTCGAGGACCTCGGCGGGACCGTCCACTCCGTCGACGAGGTGGCCTGCGGCGACGTAGTCGTCGAGGAGCGGCCGACCCAGCAGGACGGGTGA
- a CDS encoding VIT1/CCC1 transporter family protein, translated as MGLGQRVRRLLGKEEVLSISRRYFVSNGFDGTLTCIGVVVGAVLSGVTEGLTVVKIGLGAAVGLGTSAVWSVWEIERAETRAEILRMERAMLTDLDDTRIESQQRGVRLLHATASGLGPLIGVLVPLSPFVVAGTENLLTMVEAAAVAVVLGIGVLSVFGAYMGSISGQRWYVSAARMGLAGLVVALLNLVLPG; from the coding sequence GTGGGACTCGGCCAGCGCGTGCGTCGCCTGCTCGGGAAGGAGGAGGTGCTGTCGATCTCGCGACGCTACTTCGTCTCCAACGGGTTCGACGGTACCCTGACCTGCATCGGCGTCGTCGTCGGCGCGGTCCTCTCGGGGGTCACGGAGGGACTGACGGTCGTCAAGATCGGGCTGGGCGCTGCGGTCGGCCTCGGCACCTCCGCGGTCTGGAGCGTCTGGGAGATCGAACGCGCCGAGACCCGCGCCGAGATCCTCCGGATGGAACGGGCGATGCTCACCGATCTCGACGACACGCGGATCGAGAGCCAGCAGCGAGGCGTGCGCCTGCTCCACGCCACCGCGAGCGGCCTCGGTCCCCTGATCGGTGTCCTCGTCCCCCTCTCGCCGTTCGTCGTCGCGGGAACGGAGAATCTCCTGACGATGGTCGAGGCGGCCGCCGTTGCCGTGGTCCTCGGCATCGGTGTGTTGAGCGTCTTCGGCGCGTACATGGGTTCGATCTCGGGCCAGCGGTGGTACGTCTCCGCGGCCCGGATGGGACTGGCCGGACTGGTCGTGGCGCTGTTGAACCTCGTCTTGCCGGGCTAA
- a CDS encoding cbb3-type cytochrome c oxidase subunit I → MATRGLILTGITIVFLLVVTFALARVVDWRSYTPSPMGADGDGYGEADQAHEEKPGGIVRWLTTVDHKDIGILYGVYAVAVFAVGGLMAVVMRAQLFLPAGALLDATLYNAFLTSHGISMLLLFGTPMLAAFGNYFIPLLIGADDMAFPRINAIAFWLLPPGALLVWGGFLIPSIGPAQTSWVMYPPLSAEQPQAGADLMMLGLHLVGVSGTIGAINFIATIFTERSEDVNWANLDIFSWTMLTQSALILFAFPLLGSALIMLLLDRNFATTFFAVDGGGTMLWQHLFWFFGHPEVYILVLPPMGLVSFILPRFAGRKLFGFKFVVYSTLAIGVLSFGVWAHHMFTTGMDPRLRASFMAVSLAIAIPSAVKVFNWITTMWNGKLRLTAPMLFCIGFVSNFILGGVTGVFLASIPVDMILHDTYYIVGHFHYIVMGAIAFGAFAGIYYWFPIYTGRMYQRTLAKWHFWLSMIGTNVTFFAMLALGYLGMPRRYATYELDSAIAPLSSITTLHQVATLGAFLLLIGQLIFVWNVVQSWLEGPKIRDDDPWNLRQDGLFTREFDWLGTKIDRLPVTDGGDEESETSPRSGQDG, encoded by the coding sequence ATGGCAACCAGAGGGCTGATACTGACCGGGATCACGATCGTATTCCTGCTCGTGGTGACGTTCGCCCTCGCACGCGTCGTGGACTGGCGTTCCTACACGCCGTCACCGATGGGGGCTGACGGCGACGGGTACGGCGAAGCCGACCAGGCCCACGAGGAAAAGCCCGGTGGGATCGTTCGGTGGCTCACCACGGTCGATCACAAGGATATCGGCATACTGTACGGCGTCTACGCCGTCGCCGTCTTCGCCGTCGGTGGTCTCATGGCCGTCGTGATGCGCGCTCAGCTTTTCCTGCCTGCGGGCGCGTTGCTCGACGCGACTCTCTACAACGCCTTCCTGACCAGTCACGGGATCTCGATGTTGCTGCTGTTCGGGACGCCCATGCTCGCCGCCTTCGGCAACTACTTCATCCCACTCCTGATCGGGGCCGACGATATGGCGTTCCCGCGGATCAACGCCATCGCGTTCTGGCTGCTCCCGCCCGGCGCACTGCTGGTCTGGGGCGGCTTTCTCATTCCCTCGATCGGCCCCGCCCAGACCTCCTGGGTGATGTACCCACCGCTGTCGGCCGAGCAGCCACAGGCGGGTGCCGACCTGATGATGCTCGGCCTGCACCTCGTCGGGGTTTCCGGGACCATCGGCGCGATCAACTTCATCGCGACCATCTTCACCGAGCGCAGTGAGGACGTCAACTGGGCGAACCTCGACATCTTCTCCTGGACGATGCTCACCCAGTCGGCGCTGATTCTCTTTGCCTTCCCGCTGCTGGGCAGTGCCCTCATCATGCTGCTTCTGGACCGGAACTTCGCCACGACCTTCTTCGCCGTCGATGGCGGTGGGACGATGCTGTGGCAACACCTGTTCTGGTTCTTCGGCCACCCCGAAGTGTACATCCTCGTACTCCCGCCGATGGGACTGGTCAGTTTCATCCTGCCTCGCTTCGCGGGCCGGAAGCTGTTCGGGTTCAAGTTCGTCGTCTACTCCACGCTGGCCATCGGCGTCCTCTCCTTCGGCGTGTGGGCTCACCACATGTTCACGACCGGGATGGACCCGCGGCTCCGGGCCTCGTTCATGGCCGTCTCACTCGCCATCGCGATACCGAGCGCCGTGAAGGTGTTCAACTGGATCACGACGATGTGGAACGGGAAGCTTCGGCTGACGGCTCCGATGCTGTTCTGCATCGGGTTCGTCTCGAACTTCATCCTGGGCGGCGTCACCGGCGTGTTCCTCGCGTCGATCCCCGTCGACATGATCCTCCACGATACCTACTACATCGTGGGGCACTTCCACTACATCGTCATGGGTGCCATCGCCTTCGGTGCCTTCGCCGGCATCTACTACTGGTTCCCGATCTACACGGGCCGGATGTACCAGCGCACGCTGGCGAAGTGGCACTTCTGGCTGTCGATGATCGGCACCAACGTCACGTTCTTCGCCATGCTGGCACTGGGTTATCTCGGCATGCCTCGCCGGTACGCCACCTACGAGCTGGATTCGGCTATCGCGCCGCTTTCCAGTATCACGACGCTCCACCAGGTGGCCACGCTCGGTGCGTTCCTGCTCTTGATCGGCCAGTTGATCTTCGTCTGGAACGTCGTCCAGTCGTGGCTCGAAGGGCCGAAGATCCGTGACGACGATCCGTGGAATCTCCGACAGGACGGTCTGTTCACCCGCGAATTCGACTGGCTCGGAACGAAAATCGATCGACTGCCCGTGACCGACGGCGGAGACGAGGAGTCGGAGACGTCACCACGGAGTGGGCAGGACGGTTAG
- a CDS encoding cation-translocating P-type ATPase, with protein MDWYTEPSDDVTERLDTTPEGLSEAEAADRLDREGRNELAAEQRRSPLWIFLAQFSSALIWVLIGAVILSLAVGHVVDAVLIAVILLANGIFGFVQEYRAEQSLAALSELAAPEVTVRRDGTEGTVDATTLVPGDVVVFSQGDVVPADCRLLDTDSLEVDEAALTGESVPVAKDPDPVEAGTPMAERTSMVYKGTNVTRGRGVAVVVETGMETAMGEIATSLLAAKDEGTPLQRDLDSLGRKLGAGVAVLSVLVVGLLLVGGTEPIQAALTAISLAVAAVPEGLPAVVTLTLALGVRRMADENALVRTLPAVEGLGSVDVVCTDKTGTLTEGEMHARRAWIHDETVDLDDDAVDERVADLLEIGALCNDATPEDGDPTEVALVRAAEDAGLDVDELRESRPRTDERPFSAERKRMATVHDDVVYVKGAPEVILERAERIQTADGPEPLDEAGRERIRERIESFAGDALRVLAFARKDETEGDLEDDLTFVGLVGMIDPAREEVAEAIADTHRAGIDVTMITGDNALTAGAIAERIGIDSPVLTGSEVEAMDDATLRERVEEVSVFARAEPSHKVRILNALQAAGHTVAMTGDGVNDAPALKHADIGIAMGIRGTDVAKQASDVILLDDNYATIRSAIRRGRVIFDNVWKFVAYLLSANAAEVAIVLLASLFGYLILPPVQLLWINLLTDGLPALALGTDPGGDVMARDPRDKDAGIVDRSMLTFVGGAGLTMTALMLGLMFYTLGGEPSRTPYAMTMVFTGFVVFEFAKLYVVRWTRDTPLLSNGWLALAVGASLALHLAVLYSPLSQYFGTVPLSLADWGLLAGVVAVGTPILLAVGWLSKRMVGAAATETDPTSR; from the coding sequence ATGGACTGGTACACCGAACCGAGCGACGACGTTACCGAGCGACTGGACACGACGCCGGAGGGGCTCTCCGAGGCCGAGGCCGCCGACCGCCTCGACCGCGAGGGGCGCAACGAACTCGCCGCCGAACAGCGCCGGAGCCCGCTGTGGATCTTCCTCGCGCAGTTTTCGAGCGCGCTCATCTGGGTGCTGATCGGTGCGGTGATCCTCTCGCTGGCCGTCGGCCACGTCGTCGACGCGGTGTTGATCGCCGTCATCCTGCTGGCAAACGGGATCTTCGGTTTCGTCCAGGAGTACCGCGCCGAGCAGAGCCTCGCGGCGCTTTCGGAACTGGCTGCGCCCGAGGTGACCGTCCGCCGGGACGGCACCGAGGGAACCGTCGACGCGACGACGCTGGTGCCCGGCGACGTGGTGGTCTTCTCCCAGGGCGACGTGGTGCCCGCGGACTGTCGCCTCCTCGATACCGACTCGCTGGAGGTCGACGAGGCGGCCCTGACCGGGGAGAGCGTCCCCGTGGCGAAAGACCCTGACCCCGTCGAGGCCGGGACACCCATGGCCGAACGGACCAGTATGGTCTACAAGGGGACGAACGTCACTCGCGGTCGGGGTGTCGCGGTCGTCGTCGAGACCGGCATGGAGACGGCGATGGGCGAGATCGCCACCTCGCTCTTGGCGGCCAAGGACGAGGGGACGCCGCTCCAGCGGGACCTGGACTCGCTGGGCCGGAAACTCGGCGCGGGCGTCGCCGTGCTGTCGGTGCTCGTCGTCGGCCTCCTGCTCGTCGGTGGGACCGAACCGATCCAGGCCGCGCTGACCGCCATTTCACTGGCGGTCGCGGCGGTCCCGGAGGGGCTGCCCGCGGTCGTCACGCTCACGCTGGCGCTGGGCGTCCGCCGGATGGCCGACGAGAACGCACTCGTCAGAACACTGCCAGCCGTCGAGGGGCTCGGCTCGGTCGACGTGGTCTGTACCGACAAGACCGGGACGCTCACCGAGGGCGAGATGCACGCCCGCCGGGCCTGGATCCACGACGAGACCGTCGACCTGGACGACGATGCAGTGGACGAGCGCGTCGCCGACCTCCTCGAAATCGGCGCGCTCTGTAACGACGCGACGCCAGAGGACGGCGACCCCACTGAGGTGGCGCTGGTCAGGGCCGCCGAGGACGCCGGACTCGACGTGGACGAACTGCGCGAGAGCAGACCGCGGACCGACGAACGCCCGTTCTCGGCGGAACGCAAGCGGATGGCGACCGTCCACGACGACGTGGTGTACGTCAAGGGCGCACCGGAGGTCATCCTGGAGCGGGCCGAGCGTATCCAGACCGCAGACGGCCCAGAACCGCTGGACGAGGCCGGTCGCGAGCGGATCCGGGAGCGCATCGAGTCGTTCGCCGGCGACGCGCTCCGGGTGCTGGCCTTCGCCCGCAAGGACGAGACCGAGGGCGACCTCGAGGACGACCTGACCTTCGTCGGTCTGGTGGGGATGATCGACCCCGCCCGCGAGGAGGTCGCCGAGGCCATCGCCGACACCCACCGGGCCGGCATCGACGTGACGATGATCACCGGCGACAACGCCCTCACCGCGGGAGCTATCGCCGAGCGCATCGGCATCGACTCCCCGGTCCTGACCGGGAGCGAGGTCGAGGCGATGGACGACGCCACGCTCCGGGAGCGCGTCGAGGAGGTCAGCGTCTTCGCCCGCGCCGAACCGTCCCACAAGGTGCGGATCCTGAACGCCCTGCAGGCGGCCGGGCACACGGTCGCGATGACCGGCGACGGCGTCAACGACGCGCCCGCGCTGAAACACGCCGACATCGGCATCGCGATGGGGATCCGGGGGACCGACGTTGCCAAGCAGGCCAGCGACGTAATCTTGCTGGACGACAACTACGCGACGATCCGCTCGGCCATCCGGCGCGGGCGGGTGATCTTCGACAACGTCTGGAAGTTCGTCGCCTACCTCCTGAGCGCCAACGCCGCCGAGGTGGCGATTGTATTGCTGGCCTCGCTCTTTGGTTATCTCATCCTCCCGCCGGTCCAGTTGCTCTGGATCAACCTGCTGACCGACGGCCTGCCGGCGCTGGCGCTGGGCACCGATCCGGGCGGGGACGTGATGGCCCGTGACCCGCGGGACAAAGACGCCGGCATCGTCGACCGCTCGATGCTCACCTTCGTCGGCGGTGCCGGGTTGACCATGACGGCGCTGATGCTCGGGCTGATGTTCTACACGCTGGGCGGGGAGCCGAGTCGGACGCCCTACGCCATGACGATGGTCTTCACCGGATTCGTCGTCTTCGAGTTCGCCAAACTGTACGTGGTGCGGTGGACGCGGGACACGCCCCTGCTCTCGAACGGGTGGCTGGCACTGGCGGTCGGGGCCTCGCTCGCGCTCCATCTGGCGGTGCTGTACTCGCCCCTCTCACAGTACTTCGGGACGGTCCCGCTCTCGCTCGCGGACTGGGGCCTGCTCGCCGGCGTCGTCGCCGTCGGCACGCCGATCCTGCTCGCCGTCGGCTGGCTGTCGAAACGGATGGTCGGCGCGGCGGCGACCGAGACGGATCCCACGTCCCGCTGA
- a CDS encoding SDR family NAD(P)-dependent oxidoreductase yields the protein MHEADFGVAGETAIVTGASQGIGRSIAETLAAGGADVGICSREMDRVGPVAEAINESDADGEALAVECNVREREQVEAFVDEVVEEFGGLDIVVNNAGGEFVAPFEDISPNGFDSILDLNVMGTVHGMQVAGEVMREEGGGKIVNMASVNGQHPAPNESHYATAKAGIIQLTETVATEWADDGIRVNCVAPGLIQTPGVAETLGIDSEDMPPREQVDRRIGHGEDIADVVQFLVSPAAAFMTGETVTVKGVPRPGNSMQHDLGLQ from the coding sequence ATGCACGAAGCAGACTTCGGCGTGGCCGGCGAGACGGCCATCGTCACCGGTGCGAGTCAGGGAATCGGCCGATCGATCGCGGAGACGCTCGCGGCGGGCGGTGCCGACGTAGGCATCTGTTCGCGGGAGATGGACCGGGTCGGCCCCGTCGCCGAGGCGATCAACGAGAGCGACGCCGACGGCGAGGCCCTCGCGGTGGAGTGTAACGTCCGCGAGCGCGAGCAGGTCGAGGCGTTCGTCGACGAGGTGGTCGAGGAGTTCGGCGGCCTCGACATCGTGGTCAACAACGCCGGCGGCGAGTTCGTCGCCCCCTTCGAGGACATCTCGCCCAACGGCTTCGACTCCATCCTCGATCTGAACGTGATGGGTACCGTCCACGGGATGCAGGTCGCCGGCGAGGTCATGCGGGAAGAGGGCGGCGGCAAGATCGTCAACATGGCGAGCGTCAACGGCCAGCACCCCGCGCCCAACGAGAGCCACTACGCGACGGCGAAGGCGGGGATCATCCAGCTAACCGAGACCGTCGCGACCGAGTGGGCCGACGACGGCATCCGCGTCAACTGCGTCGCGCCCGGCCTGATCCAGACGCCGGGGGTCGCCGAAACCCTCGGAATCGACAGCGAGGACATGCCGCCCCGGGAGCAGGTCGACCGCCGCATCGGCCACGGCGAGGACATCGCCGACGTGGTGCAGTTCCTGGTCTCGCCGGCCGCCGCGTTCATGACTGGCGAGACGGTCACAGTCAAGGGCGTCCCTCGCCCCGGCAACTCGATGCAACACGATCTGGGCCTGCAATAG
- a CDS encoding DUF4382 domain-containing protein, which produces MRTKALTALALAGMLVLAGCSGGIGNGTPSATDGEPNTADGTPTASGTSSVVITQAVQSGVNFYVSDEENAIGDFEHLNVTISEIGFQQAEGGWSEHTVDDRTVDLTQLQGANATRLTTVQPPNGTYTKVFAHVSDVNATLTSGEQVRVKLPSEKLQLNSEFTVGANTSTDFVFDIAVHKAGKSGKYILRPVVSQSGTDVPIESVDEELEVELEDDDDVTRGGNATLAVTRDDDPVANATVEIDGEQVGTTDADGRVTVDIPDEQKFKLVVKAGDDVADLRVTFEQEGDESEVEAEEGADEREDEDESERDDEREDDENETDADDDEREVNETESDDDDEVDDGDESVLNATFEGEVTPGENATISVTANGSAVANATVTVDDERIGTTDADGRFTVAVPADAEEFEVEIAAGEREAELEAEF; this is translated from the coding sequence ATGCGAACGAAAGCACTCACAGCGCTGGCGCTCGCCGGCATGCTCGTGCTGGCGGGCTGTTCCGGCGGCATCGGCAACGGGACACCGTCTGCCACGGACGGCGAACCGAACACCGCGGACGGGACGCCGACCGCGAGCGGGACGAGTAGTGTCGTGATCACGCAAGCAGTACAGAGCGGCGTGAACTTCTACGTCAGCGACGAGGAGAACGCGATCGGTGACTTCGAGCACCTGAACGTCACCATCTCGGAGATCGGCTTCCAGCAGGCCGAAGGCGGGTGGTCCGAACACACCGTCGACGACAGAACGGTGGACCTGACGCAGCTGCAGGGCGCGAACGCGACGCGGTTGACCACGGTCCAGCCCCCCAACGGCACGTACACCAAGGTGTTCGCGCACGTCAGTGACGTGAACGCGACGCTGACCAGCGGGGAACAGGTCCGTGTGAAACTGCCCAGCGAGAAGCTGCAGTTGAACTCCGAGTTCACCGTCGGCGCGAACACCTCGACGGACTTCGTGTTCGACATCGCGGTTCACAAGGCCGGCAAGAGCGGGAAGTACATCCTCCGACCGGTCGTCAGCCAGTCCGGCACGGACGTGCCCATCGAGTCCGTCGACGAGGAACTGGAAGTCGAACTCGAAGACGACGACGATGTCACCCGCGGCGGGAACGCGACCCTCGCCGTGACGCGTGACGACGACCCCGTCGCCAACGCCACGGTCGAAATCGACGGCGAGCAGGTCGGCACCACCGACGCTGACGGCCGCGTCACCGTCGACATCCCCGATGAGCAGAAGTTCAAGCTCGTGGTGAAAGCCGGCGACGACGTGGCCGATCTCCGCGTGACCTTCGAGCAGGAGGGCGACGAGAGCGAAGTCGAAGCCGAGGAGGGTGCGGACGAACGAGAAGACGAGGACGAGTCAGAGCGTGACGACGAACGGGAAGACGACGAGAACGAGACGGACGCGGACGACGACGAGCGCGAGGTGAACGAGACGGAATCCGACGACGATGACGAGGTCGACGACGGAGACGAGTCGGTCCTGAACGCGACGTTCGAGGGAGAGGTCACGCCGGGTGAGAACGCGACGATCTCGGTGACGGCCAACGGGTCGGCCGTCGCGAACGCCACGGTGACGGTCGACGACGAACGGATCGGCACCACCGACGCGGACGGACGGTTCACTGTGGCCGTACCGGCCGACGCCGAGGAGTTCGAGGTCGAGATCGCAGCAGGTGAGCGCGAAGCGGAACTCGAAGCCGAATTCTAG
- a CDS encoding SDR family NAD(P)-dependent oxidoreductase — protein sequence MRLEGKTAFVTGAGSGLGRAAADRFAKEGATIVAADVDTEGLDETAERVEDLGGEVATHELDVRDGDAFRAAVDAAAEEFGLDILLNNAGVSHDRMDFEDIDDDERDRVLDVNVKGVWNGCQAVLPHFREQGSGAIVNTASLAGVIGAPQLTGYSLSKGAVVNFTRAIAAEVGPAGVRVNAVCPGVTDTPMPRKGQTDEEWEARKEEMSRHYPLKRLGEPEDVANAMLFLASDEADWITGQALVIDGGFSCA from the coding sequence ATGCGACTCGAAGGCAAGACGGCGTTCGTCACTGGTGCAGGCTCCGGTCTCGGTCGGGCCGCCGCGGACCGATTCGCGAAAGAGGGCGCGACCATCGTCGCCGCGGACGTAGACACCGAGGGCCTCGACGAGACCGCCGAGCGCGTCGAGGACCTGGGCGGCGAGGTCGCGACACACGAACTCGACGTGCGGGACGGCGACGCCTTCCGGGCGGCCGTCGACGCAGCCGCCGAGGAGTTCGGCCTCGACATTCTCCTGAACAACGCGGGCGTCTCCCACGACCGGATGGACTTCGAGGACATCGACGACGACGAACGCGACCGCGTCCTCGACGTGAACGTCAAGGGCGTCTGGAACGGCTGTCAGGCCGTCCTCCCCCACTTCAGGGAACAGGGCTCGGGAGCCATCGTCAACACGGCCTCGCTGGCGGGGGTCATCGGCGCGCCCCAGTTGACGGGCTACTCGCTGTCGAAGGGCGCGGTCGTGAACTTCACGCGGGCCATCGCCGCGGAGGTCGGCCCCGCCGGCGTCCGGGTCAACGCGGTCTGTCCCGGCGTGACCGACACGCCGATGCCCCGGAAGGGCCAGACCGACGAGGAGTGGGAAGCCCGGAAAGAGGAGATGTCGCGTCACTACCCGCTGAAGCGACTGGGTGAACCGGAAGACGTCGCCAACGCGATGCTGTTTCTCGCGTCGGACGAAGCCGACTGGATCACCGGGCAGGCGCTGGTGATCGACGGCGGCTTCTCCTGCGCCTAG
- a CDS encoding transcriptional regulator, translated as MSDTWVENTSAFDRVKSVALTLSEPRTAGWIASEAQVSENTARSHLTRLADLGVLTTTTTEQGTGYAPDPIYTRSQDIRELVDGRSEKELAATAADVQEELQEYRETYDSDSPEALRVSVADADCSPDAARERLEAASDWEYARYRLSLLRDALDHYDTYTTPRSASA; from the coding sequence ATGAGCGATACGTGGGTCGAAAACACGTCGGCGTTCGACAGGGTGAAAAGCGTCGCCCTGACGCTCTCCGAGCCACGGACGGCGGGCTGGATCGCGTCGGAGGCACAGGTCTCGGAGAACACAGCCCGAAGCCACCTCACGCGACTGGCCGACCTCGGCGTCCTCACGACGACGACCACGGAGCAAGGTACGGGATACGCACCGGATCCCATCTACACCCGATCGCAGGACATCCGCGAACTCGTCGACGGGAGAAGCGAGAAGGAACTCGCCGCGACGGCGGCCGACGTACAGGAGGAGTTACAGGAGTACAGAGAGACCTACGACTCCGATTCGCCCGAGGCGCTCCGAGTGTCCGTAGCCGACGCCGATTGCTCGCCCGACGCGGCGCGTGAGCGACTCGAAGCCGCGTCCGACTGGGAGTACGCCCGCTATCGGCTCTCGCTTCTCCGGGACGCCCTGGATCACTACGACACGTACACCACACCCCGTTCGGCGTCGGCATGA
- a CDS encoding CynX/NimT family MFS transporter translates to MSTSVTSRRYGLVVAGALCYTWLTFTWFSLPAYLSTIIAEVGLSGTEAGLLAGAVPLTYIPIALFSGLAVDRIGPARSLAVGLVVTGIAQIARSVAGGFPTLLAATLLLGVGATAITFGLPKLVSVLFPPSETGLPSSLYMVGAAVGTASAFGLGRPVVGPLLGGWRPLFLWSGVAAIIYAVVWLAVVRVVPIGGGNGTDDTDSPSASVRRDLRRVLGHRDLRLMVVLGVVYLALVHGLQGWLPTVLEARGLSADRAGQTTTLLVGAKVVGVLAIPTLADRVDRRRGAVIGCGGLAAVGVAGVIAGGATAVAALGIVIAGLGVGGLSPLIRAIPPNLEGIGPELTGVAVGLVFAVGEIGGFLGPVLVGTLHDLTGSYIPGLGLLLGGGAVAVVVGAALGDV, encoded by the coding sequence ATGTCCACGTCGGTCACGTCGCGTCGCTACGGCCTCGTCGTCGCCGGGGCACTCTGTTACACCTGGCTCACCTTCACGTGGTTCAGCCTGCCGGCCTACCTGTCGACGATCATCGCCGAGGTCGGCCTCTCGGGCACCGAGGCAGGCCTGCTCGCCGGCGCGGTACCGCTGACCTACATCCCCATCGCCCTCTTCTCGGGCCTCGCGGTCGACCGGATCGGGCCGGCCCGGAGCCTCGCGGTTGGTCTCGTCGTGACCGGAATCGCCCAGATCGCTCGCAGCGTCGCCGGCGGCTTTCCCACCCTGCTGGCGGCCACCCTGCTCCTTGGCGTCGGCGCGACGGCGATCACCTTCGGCCTCCCGAAACTCGTCTCCGTGCTCTTTCCACCCTCGGAGACTGGACTCCCCTCCTCGCTGTACATGGTCGGCGCGGCCGTCGGGACGGCGAGCGCGTTCGGCCTCGGTCGACCGGTCGTCGGTCCCCTCCTCGGCGGATGGCGGCCGCTCTTCCTCTGGAGCGGGGTCGCCGCCATCATCTATGCGGTCGTCTGGCTCGCGGTCGTTCGGGTCGTGCCGATCGGTGGCGGGAACGGGACGGATGACACCGACTCTCCGTCGGCCTCCGTCCGTCGGGACCTCCGGCGGGTGCTCGGCCACCGAGATCTCCGATTGATGGTCGTCCTCGGCGTCGTCTACCTCGCGCTGGTCCACGGGTTGCAGGGCTGGCTCCCGACGGTGCTGGAGGCGCGCGGGCTGTCGGCCGACCGGGCGGGCCAGACGACGACGCTTTTGGTCGGCGCGAAGGTCGTCGGCGTCCTCGCCATCCCGACGCTGGCCGATCGGGTCGACAGGCGGCGCGGGGCGGTGATCGGCTGTGGCGGGCTCGCGGCCGTCGGCGTCGCGGGCGTCATCGCGGGCGGCGCGACCGCCGTCGCGGCGCTTGGCATCGTGATCGCCGGCCTCGGCGTCGGTGGGCTGTCGCCGCTGATCCGTGCGATCCCGCCGAACCTGGAGGGGATCGGGCCGGAGTTGACCGGCGTCGCCGTGGGCCTCGTCTTCGCCGTCGGCGAGATCGGCGGCTTCCTCGGGCCCGTACTGGTCGGGACACTCCACGACCTGACGGGGTCGTACATTCCTGGCCTCGGTCTCCTGCTCGGCGGTGGCGCCGTCGCGGTCGTCGTCGGCGCAGCGCTGGGAGACGTGTAG